From the genome of Nodosilinea sp. FACHB-141, one region includes:
- a CDS encoding glycosyltransferase family 4 protein: protein MNSAKQLKIVYSSAPVDATSVYMHWVLGQDDPSHFAITYAQHFYELAKKFSAKSWLISSRDKKGLIQDNDFRVEFRSLKYQSRSSMAYFAGQFWSGLRLIFSVILFKADILIVTEDRTFWFLLGILPLFGIKIIPTIHCTLWPKYKRPSAVQQIIQKLNSWFFRYGCVEICVVSEDIKDQIVKITNGRSRPIRTFVPAYRKEFLDDIKSRNYDAESDKFQVLFAGRVESSKGIYLLLEVAKRFILTNPNCVFNICGTGSQVEKLKAAALEAGIEKQFVLHGHCDRNKLRKMYEMSHVIAVPTTKDFVEGFNKVVAEGVIMGKPIVTSPVCPALSVVRDAAVEVAPDNVDDYLNAILKLATDKEFYRQKQKNALALREQFFSYSKSWEAQVEDVVRKICRSNLDLSKYGRKTAHRPLLNADSKPNFVPKEKTAKALVGLDKVL, encoded by the coding sequence ATGAACTCTGCTAAACAATTAAAGATAGTATATTCTTCAGCCCCTGTAGATGCTACGAGCGTGTATATGCACTGGGTTTTAGGGCAAGATGACCCTTCTCACTTTGCAATCACCTACGCTCAACATTTTTATGAATTAGCCAAAAAATTCAGTGCGAAATCTTGGCTTATTTCGTCAAGAGACAAGAAAGGCCTCATTCAAGATAATGACTTTAGAGTTGAATTTAGATCTCTAAAATATCAATCCCGAAGTAGCATGGCCTACTTCGCTGGTCAGTTTTGGTCAGGATTGAGACTGATTTTTTCAGTAATTCTCTTCAAGGCTGATATTTTAATCGTTACTGAAGATAGAACCTTTTGGTTCCTACTAGGTATTCTTCCTTTATTTGGCATTAAGATTATTCCCACAATTCACTGTACTTTGTGGCCCAAGTACAAACGGCCTAGCGCCGTGCAGCAAATTATTCAAAAGCTGAATAGCTGGTTCTTTCGGTACGGCTGTGTAGAAATTTGCGTCGTCTCTGAAGACATTAAAGATCAGATCGTCAAGATTACCAATGGTCGCAGCCGCCCCATTCGGACGTTTGTTCCTGCCTATAGAAAAGAGTTTCTTGACGACATCAAGAGTCGAAACTATGATGCTGAATCTGATAAATTTCAGGTTTTGTTTGCTGGCAGAGTGGAATCAAGCAAAGGGATTTACTTACTTTTAGAGGTTGCGAAAAGATTTATCCTTACCAATCCCAACTGCGTTTTCAATATTTGCGGTACTGGTAGCCAGGTAGAAAAGCTTAAGGCGGCTGCTCTAGAGGCCGGCATTGAGAAGCAATTTGTTCTCCATGGGCATTGCGATCGCAACAAGCTTCGCAAGATGTATGAAATGTCCCATGTCATCGCTGTTCCAACAACTAAAGATTTTGTTGAAGGCTTCAACAAGGTTGTTGCTGAGGGCGTCATCATGGGAAAACCAATCGTTACATCTCCTGTTTGCCCAGCATTATCTGTAGTTAGAGATGCAGCGGTGGAAGTTGCTCCTGACAACGTAGACGATTATTTGAACGCTATCTTGAAGCTGGCAACGGACAAAGAGTTTTATCGGCAAAAGCAAAAAAATGCTCTGGCTCTGAGAGAACAATTCTTTTCGTACTCAAAAAGTTGGGAAGCACAGGTGGAAGATGTTGTTCGAAAAATCTGTAGAAGCAACTTGGATCTCAGTAAATACGGACGAAAAACAGCTCATC
- a CDS encoding FecR family protein, with protein MLNVGKFYRRSHRRLATQITGLASLVAIVLAGLPAQASVTLTRAEVEALRNRVEFIPRGRQARAARMSDFLALGDALRTAASSQADLRFNDGSLARVGERATFRFVPNTRNFRLTNGTVLLLIPPGQGRTNIQTPSAVTGIQGSAVVVRYVPESDLTLVMALTNNPAGPMTITTSSCGEGVADCSATEYALYGGQMALIQNNQVQVVEFDLPTFYQTSPLVEGLELDNPNAESPLGPALEAVREETLEALSEQVPFAESITLNPALIGIDSNGQIITDQNLPLSPATAGVSPSPSQFPTDVVNTPAPDPSLNQPPIAGGGDFGNNGGSIGIGVGGGGIGVGVGVDPRGNNGNNGVGVGVGGDPGNNNAGGNGNGNGVGNGNNGVGVGVGGDPGNNNAGGNGNGNGGNGNNGVGVGVGGDPGNNNAGGNGNGNGVGNGSENGGGNGVGNGGGVGGGGSQPDDPFIPPVK; from the coding sequence CCAAGCCAGTGTGACCCTCACCCGAGCCGAAGTCGAAGCCCTACGCAATCGAGTTGAATTCATTCCTCGAGGACGGCAGGCTCGGGCGGCGAGAATGTCAGACTTTTTAGCCCTCGGGGATGCCCTGCGCACCGCCGCATCGTCCCAGGCTGACCTGCGCTTCAACGATGGATCGCTGGCACGGGTTGGTGAGCGAGCTACCTTTCGGTTTGTGCCCAACACGCGCAATTTTCGACTCACTAACGGCACCGTGCTGCTGCTAATCCCACCGGGGCAGGGCCGCACCAATATTCAAACTCCCAGTGCCGTTACGGGCATTCAGGGCTCAGCGGTGGTTGTACGCTACGTGCCAGAAAGCGACCTGACCCTGGTTATGGCCCTTACCAATAACCCCGCCGGGCCCATGACCATCACCACCAGCAGCTGCGGCGAAGGCGTTGCCGACTGTAGCGCCACCGAATACGCCCTCTACGGCGGCCAAATGGCCCTAATCCAAAATAATCAGGTGCAGGTGGTTGAGTTTGACCTGCCCACGTTCTACCAAACCAGCCCGCTGGTTGAGGGGTTAGAACTCGACAATCCAAATGCTGAGTCTCCCCTAGGGCCTGCCCTAGAGGCTGTGCGCGAAGAGACTCTAGAAGCTCTGTCAGAGCAGGTGCCTTTTGCTGAAAGCATCACTCTGAACCCAGCTTTGATTGGCATAGATAGCAATGGTCAGATTATCACTGACCAAAACCTGCCGCTATCTCCAGCTACGGCTGGGGTTTCTCCTAGCCCTTCTCAGTTTCCGACTGATGTGGTTAATACCCCTGCACCTGACCCGAGTCTTAATCAACCTCCGATCGCTGGGGGGGGAGATTTCGGTAATAACGGCGGCAGCATAGGCATTGGGGTTGGCGGCGGCGGCATCGGTGTGGGTGTAGGTGTCGATCCAAGAGGCAACAACGGCAATAACGGTGTCGGTGTCGGTGTAGGCGGTGACCCCGGCAACAACAACGCTGGTGGAAATGGCAATGGCAACGGCGTTGGCAACGGCAATAACGGTGTCGGTGTAGGTGTGGGCGGTGATCCCGGCAACAACAACGCTGGTGGCAACGGCAACGGTAACGGCGGCAACGGCAACAACGGCGTCGGTGTCGGTGTAGGCGGTGACCCTGGCAACAACAACGCCGGTGGAAACGGTAATGGCAATGGCGTTGGCAACGGTTCCGAGAACGGCGGGGGCAATGGCGTTGGTAACGGCGGCGGGGTCGGCGGGGGTGGTTCCCAACCTGACGACCCGTTTATTCCTCCTGTCAAATAG
- a CDS encoding M17 family metallopeptidase: MSTPIPIYLVNQTDLAKDHADGQAWAQATGFKADPSTVCLVPGPEGNLAKVLVGKPDPVDTWTLGNLAKTLPPHTYTLADEWPAATATKLWLGWCLGRYSFTPYKRQSPPPAAELVPPAGADTAYVTTTVAATTLVRDLITTPAGDMGPEQLQAAAQKLCDRHLANLTTLAGDELIEQNYPMIHAVGRAYTQAPRLLDITWGNPDAPKVTLVGKGVCFDTGGLDIKPAAGMKLMKKDMGGAANALGLAEMIMGLHLPVRLRVLIPAVENSIADNALHPLDVVPSRRGLTVEVGNTDAEGRLVLADALWEAVCEEPGPQLVVDFATLTGAARIALGTELPACFSNRPELANTLLTCGLAVDDPLWQLPLHQPYRSMMDSSVADLSNISNSSFGGSITAALFLQEFIRPEIPWVHLDLMAWNVRSLPGRPEGGEAMGIRAMFELIRQTVANG, encoded by the coding sequence TTGTCAACGCCGATTCCCATCTACCTGGTAAATCAGACCGATCTCGCCAAAGACCACGCCGACGGCCAAGCCTGGGCCCAGGCCACGGGGTTCAAGGCTGACCCTAGTACTGTCTGCCTAGTGCCCGGTCCCGAGGGTAACCTGGCTAAAGTTCTGGTGGGCAAACCCGACCCGGTCGACACCTGGACTCTGGGAAACCTGGCTAAAACCCTGCCACCCCACACCTACACCCTCGCCGATGAGTGGCCTGCCGCCACGGCCACCAAGCTCTGGTTGGGCTGGTGCCTGGGTCGCTATAGCTTTACCCCCTACAAGCGCCAGTCTCCCCCACCGGCGGCAGAGCTTGTGCCCCCGGCTGGAGCCGACACTGCCTACGTCACCACCACCGTGGCGGCCACCACCCTAGTGCGCGATCTGATCACCACTCCCGCAGGCGACATGGGGCCAGAGCAGCTTCAGGCAGCGGCTCAAAAACTGTGCGATCGCCACCTTGCCAACCTCACTACCCTGGCCGGCGATGAGCTAATTGAGCAAAACTACCCCATGATTCACGCCGTGGGGCGCGCCTATACCCAAGCTCCCAGACTGCTCGACATTACCTGGGGCAACCCCGATGCCCCCAAAGTGACTCTGGTAGGCAAAGGCGTCTGCTTTGACACGGGTGGCCTCGATATCAAGCCCGCCGCCGGCATGAAGCTAATGAAAAAAGACATGGGCGGTGCCGCCAACGCCCTTGGCCTCGCCGAAATGATCATGGGTCTCCATCTGCCCGTGCGCCTGCGGGTGCTCATTCCGGCGGTTGAGAACAGCATCGCCGACAATGCCCTTCACCCGCTGGATGTAGTGCCCTCCCGTCGGGGGCTAACGGTAGAAGTTGGCAACACCGATGCCGAAGGTCGCCTGGTGCTGGCCGATGCCCTGTGGGAAGCCGTGTGCGAAGAACCCGGCCCCCAACTGGTAGTCGATTTTGCCACCCTCACCGGAGCAGCCCGCATTGCCCTGGGCACTGAGCTACCCGCCTGCTTTAGCAACAGACCCGAGCTAGCCAATACGCTGCTGACCTGTGGTTTAGCCGTCGATGACCCCCTCTGGCAGCTGCCCCTGCACCAGCCCTACCGCAGCATGATGGACAGCTCCGTGGCCGACCTCTCCAATATCTCAAACAGCTCCTTTGGCGGATCAATTACCGCTGCTTTATTTTTGCAGGAGTTCATCCGGCCTGAAATTCCTTGGGTACACCTTGATCTGATGGCCTGGAACGTGCGCAGTCTGCCCGGTCGGCCCGAAGGCGGCGAGGCGATGGGCATACGGGCGATGTTTGAATTAATTCGACAGACAGTGGCAAATGGCTAG
- a CDS encoding M20 family metallopeptidase, producing the protein MLSQIKSIVEAISPRLIEIRRHLHSHPELSGQEYKTAAYVAGVLSSCGLRVQELVGKTGVVAELPGNGDPRILAIRADMDALPIAERVNLPFASNQSGMMHACGHDVHTTVGLGTAMVLAQLGLPLPGTTRFLFQPAEETAQGARWMIEDGVMAGVAAILGLHAYPTVPARTIGIRYGALTAAADDLEIIIVGESGHGARPHEAIDAIWIASQVITTLQQAISRTQNPLHPIVLTIGQIQGGRAPNVIADTVKLLGTVRSLHPDTRNHLPQWIESIIAGVCQPYGAKYEINYRRGVPSVLNDPTLTELTARCVSEVLGNEYLQIIHEPSLGAEDFSLYLEHAPGTMFRLGVGFTDRAINYPLHHPKFEVDESAIAAGVLTMAYASYRYWQLAPQAPSS; encoded by the coding sequence ATGCTGAGCCAGATTAAATCGATTGTTGAGGCGATTTCACCTCGCCTGATTGAGATTCGCCGCCACCTGCACAGCCACCCTGAGCTCAGCGGACAAGAGTATAAAACCGCAGCCTATGTAGCGGGGGTGCTTTCCTCCTGCGGGCTGCGGGTGCAGGAGCTGGTGGGCAAAACTGGGGTAGTGGCTGAGCTACCGGGCAACGGTGACCCTAGAATTTTGGCGATCCGGGCTGATATGGATGCATTGCCCATTGCCGAACGGGTTAACCTGCCCTTTGCTTCAAACCAGTCGGGCATGATGCATGCCTGCGGCCACGATGTACATACAACAGTGGGCCTGGGCACAGCTATGGTGCTGGCTCAGCTGGGCCTGCCGCTGCCGGGCACCACGCGGTTCTTGTTTCAGCCTGCTGAAGAAACTGCCCAGGGTGCCCGCTGGATGATTGAGGACGGAGTAATGGCCGGGGTCGCAGCTATTTTAGGGTTGCACGCCTACCCCACGGTGCCAGCGCGGACTATTGGCATTCGCTACGGGGCACTCACCGCCGCCGCCGATGATCTGGAAATTATTATTGTGGGGGAATCGGGCCACGGGGCACGGCCCCACGAGGCGATTGACGCTATCTGGATCGCGTCGCAGGTGATTACGACCCTACAGCAGGCCATTAGCCGCACCCAGAACCCACTGCACCCCATTGTGCTGACGATTGGCCAAATCCAGGGCGGGCGAGCCCCCAACGTAATTGCCGATACGGTGAAGCTGCTGGGCACGGTGCGATCGCTCCATCCCGACACCCGCAACCACCTGCCCCAGTGGATTGAGTCGATTATCGCGGGGGTGTGCCAGCCCTACGGAGCCAAGTACGAGATCAACTATCGCCGTGGAGTGCCCTCGGTGCTCAATGACCCCACCCTGACCGAGCTCACCGCCCGCTGTGTCAGTGAGGTCCTAGGCAACGAATATCTGCAAATTATCCACGAGCCATCCCTGGGTGCCGAAGACTTTTCGCTGTATTTAGAGCACGCCCCAGGCACAATGTTTCGCTTGGGGGTGGGCTTTACCGATCGCGCCATCAACTACCCACTACACCATCCCAAGTTTGAAGTGGATGAGTCGGCGATTGCCGCTGGAGTGCTCACCATGGCCTACGCCAGCTACCGCTATTGGCAGCTAGCGCCCCAGGCGCCGAGTAGCTAG